GGACCACAAAATTAATCCGCACTTCCATCCCGGAATCGACGAGTTTCATGATATTGCCATAAACCTTGTCAAATTCGTCCCGGCGGGTGATCCTGGCAAAAGTTTCCGCCTGGATGGCATCCAGGCTGATATTCACGCTCTGAATGCCCAATTCTTTCATCCGGTCGATATGCGGCCCGATGAGCGTAGCGTTTGAAGTGACTGAAATTTCGCGAACCTCCGGGAGTCCCCCCAGGTGGGCAAACAAATCCATAACGCCTTTCCGGACAAAGGGTTCTCCCCCTGTAATCCGTATTTTATCGACGCCCAGGCCAGCCAGAATGCTGCACAACCGCTTCATTTCCTCTACGGTCATCAGGTCCGACTTTCGCGCAAAATCGATACCGTGTTCCGGCATGCAATAGTTGCACCGCAAGTTGCACCGGTCCGTTACGGCCAGGCGGACATAATTGATAACCCGGTTGTGGTTGTCTATCAGCATGGTTCTATCTTACCCCCCGCTTACCGGCGGAATTAATGCAATTTCGTCAAAATTCGTGATTTTATCCCCATCCCCGGCGTAGGATTTGTTTACGGCCACCGCCAGGGAACTCAGCCCCCCGAGGTCCGGGTACATTTTCTTCAGGTAGGTTTTCAGGTCGGCCACCGTCTGTAGCCGGCCCGCCTGGTTCATGGGGATGGACAGGGAGCCATTGCCAACGATATCGCGGGTAACTCCAAATAGCAATACGGTCATTGGGGTGTGTATTTGAATTGTCGTCTCGATACTCAAAAGTACCAAAAATTCACCCGATGCCCGGCCGTTTAACAAAATCTTAGATGTGGAATACTAGGATGGGGATTTATACGTTTTCCATGGAAATCAAGAGAACCATGAAAATGCATATGATCCGCACCTTTTTGTTAATCTTCGGACTTACCGGGATGTTCCTTTCCTGTGGAAACGCAGACGACGACGTATCCTTTGACCTGAACGGCAACGGCGACCTGGGCCTGGGCAAACCGGTAGACGATTGTCTGGATTTTGGCCCGAACGAACTCATCCTGTCCATTCAGGACCAGTATACGACCCTCCCGGGAAAAGTATCCGTATTCTTCCGGGTGTCCGATGAATTCGGCAACCCGGTGGCTGGCCTCACGGCCGACCAGTTCACCATCTACGAGCAGGGCCGGAACGACGATTGCTTCAGTACGATATCCTCCTCGGAATCCCAGTCCCGAATCTCCCCGAATTCGCAGATTTTTCAGAACCACACACTCCTTGTGCTGGACCTGAGCAACAGCGTCCTCAGCGGCAGCCTCACCGAACTGAAGTCTGCCTCCGCGAGTTTTATCGATAATGTGATGCCGGCTGTACCTGCCGAATCCTTCCAGATGGCGATCTACTGGTTTGACGGCGAAGATGTCCTGCACGAGCTCAACCCGCTGACCTCGTCACGGGAAGAGTTGATTGCGGCCGTGGAGTCTATCGATTCAGATTTCAGCAATGACCCGTCTACCGACCTGTACGGTGCGGTCATCAAAAGTACGGACCTGGCAACCGACCTGCTCCGGGACAGCGAACAGAACAACACCATCGGGGCGGCGTCCATCGTCCTGTTTACCGACGGCACCGACCAGGCATCCCGCTATTCGGAAAGCCAGGCGCTTGACAAGGTGGAAAAAGCAAACTCCAACATTTCCTTCTTTACCATTGGCCTGGGGGCCGAAATCGACAGCGAGGTACTGGAGGAAATCGGGAAGACATTCAGCGTGTTTGCGGGGAACAAGGAAGAACTCGAGGTCACCTTTAACCAACTGTCCCAAAAGGTCTCCGAGCGGGCGAACAGTTTTTACCTGTTTGAATATTGCAGTCCGAAACGCGACGGCAGCGGGGAGAACAACCTGGCCATCCGCGTTCAGCACGGTGGGCTGCAGGGTGCCGTCCAAACGTCTTTTGACGCTTCCGGCTTTACCGCTGGTTGCCAGTAAACCGCACGCAACTAAAGCATTGGAAAGACTCCCCCCGGGAGTCTTTTTTTTGTGATACCAGGTAGGGTAAATACGGGATCACCTGTTATATAAGTACATAGGCAACCTTCCATCCTGAATCAACGAGACGTATCACTCAAAAATACCCTGTCATGGATGTACTCAACCAAATTGTGAAGGAAAGTGCCATCGGCCCGTTTACGGCCTGGCTTAAAAGCCTTGTGATCAGCTTATTTGTCGCAATTGTCGTTACCCTGGTAAGTATGCTGGTGATCCTGCTGATGCACGGGTCTACCACGGTCATCACCTATGGGTACTAACCGCCTCTCCCGGAGATAACTTTCAACGCAGGATCATACTGTTCTTCCCCGATCCTTTGCGGCTGTCCGGTTCGTACAGGAAGCCATTGACCACAACGTAGCGGACCGAACCCTCCCGGGTCAGGACAAAGGTGGGATTGTCCCCCACATCCCAGCGGGGTTCCGGCAATTCAAAGGATGCACCTACCACTTGTATCGGATACGGGGTGGAAGTGGCCTTTTTAGGCAGGTCCGCCACGCGGACATAGGTGATCCCCTGCCCGAGCAGCTCCCAGAAATCCAATTTCCCAACAGCTTCCAAATTCGGGAGCACCTGGCTGTATACTTTACCAGCCCCGAGCCGATAGCCCGACGCGTTCAGAGTTTCATAGCCGTAGTATGTGGACAGGTCCCCCTGGTCGGTAATGCGGCTGCTGTACCAGAAATCCTCATGGTCCGGGGTGTCTACCTCAAACCGGTGGATCCCCAGGTCGATTATATAGTCCTTCCCGAGTAGCGGATACGTGACCTGTTCGATTTTCAGGTCGAAGAGTTTCCGGTCGTTTTCCGGGATTTCCTCGTAGGCTTCCAGGCCAACGTTGCGGTAGCTTCCCGATCCGATGGCGTAGATCGCCGAGAGGATGGAAACGTAATTCAATTTGCGGATTTCCTGCTTTTCAGGGTCTTCCGGATAGCCACCGGATTCAATGAGGATGGCGCTTGTCCCCCACTTCTGGATGTTGTCCCCGAATGCCCGGGGTTCAAAATCGTCGTTGTATTTTCCAACCTGCCCGGGGGCATACCGCTGGATAATCCGGTTCATATATCCAATCACCTGCATGGCGCGGCTGCGAACCTCATTGATTGCCTTCTCGTAGTTGTAGGCCGGGGCCAGGTAGGAGATGGTGGCCGGTTTCGGGGTGCGCTCGGCATTGTAGTAGGTACTCTGGTCGTGCAGGTTAAAGCCGAATTCCGCTTCCAGGCTGTCCCGCACCCGTTTAAGGGTTTGGCCTTCCGGGGATTGCAGCCGCAGGGCATCCCGGTTGATGTCGATGCCAAGGGTGTTGCGTCGCTGGTAGACCTCCGCCCCGTCCGGATTGAGCATCGGCAGGAAGTGCAGCCGGACCGAATCCAGGAGTCGGGATTTCTCGTCGGCAAACTCCGGGGCTCCCAGGAAGTTCAGGATGTCGAATATGGCCTGGGTGGCCGTGGGTTCGTCCCCGTGCATCTGGGACCACAGGAAAATGTCTGTTTGCCCGTCCCCCAGGCTAATGAGCCGCAGGGGTCGGCCTTCTATGGAGGTCCCGACGCGGTTGACCTCAAACCCGGGTTTGACGGCCAGCGCGTCGATCAGCGGTTGGATATCCGCGTGCTTGATTCTTCGTTTTCCCAGGCTCGGTTCCCGGTAGGTTTCATAACTGTCGTAAAACCGTTCCGTAAAGGATTCCGTTTGCCCAGAGACAGGCAAAACAAACAGGCAAAGCGTTAAAAGCGGTAAGATGTATTTCATGGATGCTATTTTTCGGGCGCGGGTTTCAGTCCCAGATCCCGGACCGAATTTCGGATTTTTTTCATGAATTGCCTTCCGGGATCCGTTTTTTCCGTCCGGTACCCGCTGTCTTTTTCCAACCAGAGCGGGTGCCCTTCGAACCGGGTATACTCGTAATGTCCGATCAGGTATTGGATGTTATGGGTTGCGGCTAATTGGCGTACCAGCCATTCATTGGCCAGGAGTTGCGCTTTTGTGAGCGGGGTCTCCGGAGTGCCCCCCACATTCTCGATGCCGATCGCACAATGGTTCAGCCCTATCACATGCCGGGCCATCAGTGTATCCGGCATCAATTGCAGGATACTGCCGTCCCGGTCTACCAAATAGTGGGCCGAGACGTTCAGGGCGCCCGCCGAGGTGATGTCCCCGCGCGTATCCGGCAGTCGGGGCGGGTAAAATGCATCAAATGACTCCTCCAGAGTGGGGATGGCCGTCCAGTGGAGTACGATCATCCGGGGTTCAATACGGGCATCCTCCTGCTCCATCCCATACCGGTCCCTGAGGTAGGCACCGGTCAATTCCAGTCGCTCCCGGTCAAAACGTATCGGGCGGTCCGACAATAAGGGGCGGTACGTACTGCAGGCCGTTGCAACCAACAGGATCACCAAAATTACAGCTGGGAAGGCATAGTTTTTCAATGGCATATTATTCTGTATTTACCTCTTTCCGGAGATTTTCGCGAGCGGGCACCCGGTAACGGATAACGCGTTTTTTACGGCCCCATTCCCGCGCGCCTTTCACATCCTCGCCCATATACAGGTCGATGTGCCGTTTAAAGCGACGGTTCATCTTATCCTTGACCAGGAAGGTCCCGGGAAGCCCCTGGATTTTAACTTCCGTGTTATGGTCAAGGCCCAGGGCAATAAGGTCCCGGGAAACTGCAATGCATTGCATCCCGGGCCGGAGCGTATCACCCCATGCGGTCAGGGAAGGGTTTCCGGAAGTTTGCCAGGGCACCGAATTATAAGCCGTCACCGTCACCTCGAGTTCCTTCCAGGCATATTCCGGCCCGGAACAGGATATCAGGAAAAAGAGCAGGAATATCAGGCTGGCAGGTGGGTTATGTCTCATGGCCCAAACACGCATCTTGGAAATTAAAGATACGCTATCCCTGCGAAACCTTCCGGGGAATGCGGCCAGCCCCTGGTCTCCCGACAAAATGATGGGGTATAAGGACCTGAAGGGACGCATGGAACACGTGCCGTTCACCGAAGAAATCCCCCCTTATATATCCTACACCACAACCTGCGGCCGTTTCACAACAAAATATTTGCCCTGCGGAATGCCCGGCGTATGTTTACACTGTTCAAATGAAATAAACGGAGTTAATTTTTTTCATTTTCATATAGTGTTCTCGTAAAAGGGTCCTGGTTAAACAACCAGGGCTCTTTTTAGTTTCAGGCCATTCGCACCGACTTTACGGAATCCACTGGTCCTTCCCGAAATCGGGTTTCCGCTTCTCCAGGAATGCATCCCGCCCCTCTTTGGCTTCGTCCGTCATATAGGCCAGCCGGGTGGCTTCTCCCGCAAAAACCTGTTGGCCAACCATACCGTCATCCGTGAGGTTCATGGCAAATTTCAGCATCTTGATCGAGGTCGGCGACTTGGCCAGTATCTCACGGGCCCACTGGTAGGCGGTCTGTTCCAGTTCGTCATGGGGTACCACGGCATTGACCATTCCCATTTCGTAGGCTTCCTGTGCCCGGTAATCCCTGCCCAGGAAAAAGATCTCCCGCGCCCGCTTCTGCCCGACCATCTTGGCGAGGTAGGCCGAGCCATACCCCCCGTCAAAACTGGTGACGTCCGCATCAGTCTGTTTAAAAATTGCGTGTTCCGCGCTGGCCAGCGTCAGGTCGCAAACCACATGCAGGCTGTGTCCCCCTCCTACTGCCCATCCGGGCACCACGGCAATGACTACCTTGGGCATAAAACGGATCAGGCGTTGCACCTCCAGGATGTTCAGGCGGTGGTAGCCGTCCTCGCCCACATAACCCTGATGCCCCCGGGCCCGCTGGTCGCCCCCGCTGCAAAAGGCGTACACCCCGTCTTTTGGGGAAGGCCCCTCGGCAGAAAGCAATACCACCCCGATCGAACGGTCTTCCATGGCGTCGTAAAACGCCCGGTACAGTTCGCTGGTGGTTTTCGGGCGAAAGGCATTGCGCACCTCGGGACGGTTGAAGGCAATCCGCGCAACCCCGTCGCATTTGCGATAGGTAATATCCTCAAATTCTCCTGCTGGTTTCCAATCGGGTGATTCCATGTTTTGGCATTATAGGATTAGTGGTTATTCGTCCCGTAAAGATACGCCCTGATGGTGAAAATACACTGGAGGGCCGCGAAAGGGCCGGAAGGGTTCAACAGGGCCCTTTCCGGCTGGCCGCCCGCCCCTCAACTACATCCGGGCCGCAAACAATTGCGAGATCTTCAGGCGGAGACGGCGCTCGTAGTCCTCCTGAAGCCAGTCCCGATAGTTCTTGGTGTTGTTCATAATGCAGTAGGAATACTGCTTGATGCGATACTCGATTTCATCGCGAAGTTCCCGGGCCAGTATGCGGGCGTCAAATACATCCTCACTGTTCTCCACGCATATCCGGGCATGCTGTTCGATGCTTTTCTCGAGTACCAGCTTCGATTTCTTCCCCTGGGCAAAAATCTTTTTGTACTCCTCCTTTACGTCGAAGTCAATATCCGAGGATCTCCCGAATTTTTCCCGGAGTTCAGCAGGCATTTCATAGACGAATTCCCGTTCGATCTCCTCGTCGTTACGGATGTTTTCCAGGTAGAAATCGGGGAAATGGAAAATTTCCTGCCAGTCTACCGGGGCATCCCAGGGCCCGAACCGTGCGATGTTGTTCCCGAGGTCGATGACGGTGAATTCCTCCTTGTCCTTGAGGATCCGCGAACCGCGTCCGATCATCTGGAAATACAGGGTCAGCGAACGCGTAGCCCGGTTCAGGATGATCGTTTCCACGCTGGGTTCGTCAAATCCCGTGGTCAGGATACTGACCGAGGTGAGGATTGCATCGGGGGTATTGGCAAACCAATCCAGGATTTCCCGCCTTTCAGAGGCCGAGTTCTTATTGTCCAGATGACGGATCGGGTAACCGGCCCGCTTAAACGTTTCATAGACGTATTTGGAGGTGCTGATCCCGTTGTTGAAGATCAGCGTCTTGGTACCCTTGGCGAGTTCCTCGTAGGCACCGACCAGTTTGCCGAGCATTTGCTGGTTCCCGTATAGCGCATCCGAGGACTTCACCGTATAATCCCCGCTGATGCCTAATTTCAGGGACTTCAGGCTGACGTCATAATTGTACAGGTTCGCCTTGGCCAGAAACTTTTTCTCAATCAGGGAGGCGATGGATTCCCCGACGATCAGCTTCTTGTAGTGGTCCTTCATCGGCAACTTGATGTTGGAGCTGAGCGGGGTGGCGGTTACGCCGAGTATCACCGATTTTTCAAAGTACTTGAAAAGTTTCCGGAAGGAATTGTAATGGGCCTCGTCGATAATCACCAGGCCCACGCCTTCCAGGGTTATCGCCTTTTCCTGCAGGCGGTTGTTCAGGGTTTCGACCATGGCGACATAGCATTCGTAATCGTCGCTCTCGTCGAGTTCCTTTACCTCACTGTTGATGATCTTGTTGTTAACGCCGAAGCCTGAGAGCATTCGGGAAGTCTGGAGGCTGAGCTCGATTCGGTGCGTCAGCACAACTACCTTCTTGCCTGTCTGCCGGATGTAGCGGCGCGCAATCTCCGAAAATACGACGGTTTTCCCGCCTCCCGTAGGCAACTGGTAAAGGAGGTTGATATCATCCGGGGATTCCTCGAGGCATTTGAAAATCTTGCCCAGGTCTTCCAGCTGATAGTCGTAAAGGGTTTTTTCGGTAGACTCGGTTTGTGCGCTCAAAAAGGTCGTTTTAGCCAATTTTTTGAACCTTCCCGGTGCGGAAGGCTGAATTTTGCAAAACTAGCCGATTTTTAAGGTTTGAAGAAATTTCTCGCCAGGATTTCTCAACAACGACCGTTAATAACCCCGCTCCCGGGATACCTCGTTGGCCAGTGGGCCACCGCCCAAAAGCGCGCGGTAATTGGCAATAACCTGAGCGGCAACCGATTCGGGCTCGGAAACACTCGCTACGTGCGGGGTCATCGAAATCCCCGGGTGGTTCCAGAAGGGATGGCTGTTTGTCAATGGCTCCTGGGAAAACACATCCAGGCAGGCCTGGGCAACCTGCCCCGTACGGAAGGCCTCCAACAGGTCTTCTTCATTGAGCAGCGGGCCCCGGGCCACGTTGATCAGCCGGGCCCCAACGGGCAGCTGGTCAAAAACACTTTGGTCCAGGATACCCCGGGTCTTGGGGGTTAGCGGAAGCAGACACACCAAAATATCGGATTCCGAGAGGAAAGCCTGACGGCCTTCCGGCCCTTGAAAAACCGGATACCCGGTGGCGGGTTGCGACCGGGCGGTCCAGCCCCGCACGTCGAAACCGGTGCGCACCAACAAATCTGCCACTGCTTTTCCGAGGGTGCCCAACCCCATGATCCCCACCCGGACATCTTCAATCCGGTTGTAGGGCCGGGGGTTCCAGCGGTTGCTGTACTGGTCGAGGGTGTAGGCCGGCAACTGCCGGAGTCCGGACAGGATCTGTGCCAGCACATATTCCGCCATATCGGAGGCCAGGTAAGGGTCCACGACGCGCAGGACAGGCAGGCCTTCGGGCAAATCGGGATCTTCGAGAATAAAGTCCACCCCGGCGCCCAGGCCGTGGATACCCAGTAAATTCGGGTACTCCCAAAGGCTTCCCGGCGGGTGTTTCCACACGCCGACCATGCGAATGGCTTCCCTGGGGTGTGGTTGGTGGTAATCGTATAGCGGAATCTCCGGCGCCACAGCCTCCAGGGCACGGATCCAGGAGTCTGTCCGGTCGTCATTTCGAAGGATTGCGATTGCCATATGGTTGTTTTTAGCAGTTCGGCCCCTTAGAGGGATAATTGTTCATTTCGATCCAGAAAGTCCTCCGCATTCGGCCAGCCTGCCTTTTCTATTTCCGCGATCAAGGCGGCATGGCGATCGCTGAAATCACCAAAAATACCCTGGTGTACCAGGTAGGCGGTCCAATCCAGATAGGATTTATAGATGCTGCGGTAAAAGGCATCCGGGCAATTGCGGGTTTTTTCGAAGGCTGCCGCAATTTCCAGGTTGTAAGCCATCAGGTCTGCCAGCAAGTGCGGTTCCATCCCGAGCTTCCCGAAATGCCGGATGTAATTTTTGGCCACCGACCTCCGGGCCTTGGGGCGCCTTCTCCCCTGGGGAAAATATTCCCTTCGAATCTTCTCCTTGGCTTCCATCAGGAGTTTGTCCTCTTTCGGATTAAAAACAAAATCGTAGTAGGTCTTGACCTGCGGAAACCGGTCGTAAAGGTCGAGTAGTTGTTCGGAAAGTGCTTCCCGGTCCAGTCCGGCCACGTATTTTTTCAGGGCTCTTTTGCTCATGGCGGCCTAATTTACGGGTTCTCGTGTAAAACCGGAGCGCCCGGAGCGCCCGAAAATCTTAAAACTTTGCGAAATTCTCATAAAATATGTATAAGTAAGGTACGGGTCTTTTGGAAAAGAGCGAAGAAAAGCTTATAATGAGAAGATGTTAACTTAAACCCTTTATACGTACATGAGGCAATTAAAAATTGTCAAGCAGGTCACTAACCGGGAGTCCAAATCGCTTGACAAGTACCTGCAAGATATAAGTAAAATTGATCTGATAACCGCCAATGAGGAAGTAGAACTCGCACAACGCATCAAACAGGGAGACCAACTCGCACTGGAGAAGCTTACCAAAGCCAACCTCCGGTTTGTGGTGTCCGTAGCCAAACAATATCAGAATCAGGGGCTCAAGCTGCCTGACCTGATCAATGAGGGCAATGTGGGCCTGGTAAAGGCCGCGAAGCGTTTTGATGAAACCCGAGGGTTTAAGTTCATCTCCTACGCCGTTTGGTGGATTCGTCAATCCATTCTGCAGGCCCTGGCCGAACAATCCCGTGTTGTAAGGCTGCCTCTTAACAAGATCGGCTCGATCAATAAGATCAAAAAAACATTTTCCTACCTGGAGCAGGCCCACGAGCGCCCACCTTCTGCAGAAGAGATCGCCAAAGAACTCGATATGACGGTGAGCGAGGTCAAGCAATCCATCAAGAATTCCGGAAGGCATGTCAGCATGGATGCCCCGCTTCGCGAAGGCGAAGATTCCAATTTGTACGATGTACTTCGTTCGGGAGAGTCCCCGAAACCGGACAAATCCCTGATGCTCCAGTCTTTGAACACCGAGATTAACCGGGCGCTGGAAACCCTGTCGCCCCGCGAGGCGGATGTGGTGAAACTTTATTACGGAATCGGAGACCAGCAATCGATGACGCTGGCCGAAATCGGACAAACTTTTGACCTGACCCGTGAACGGGTCCGGCAAATACGCGAAAAAGCCATTCGCAAGCTGCGCCACCATTCCAGGAGCAAGTTGCTCAAAGCGTATTTAGGATAGATTGCATAAGCGAAGGGTGTTCGGACACCCGAAACCATAAAAAAAGCGGCCCCAGGGCCGCTTTTTTCAATACACACTAAACATTATGAACAGCTAAGTCTGCTGATGTCAAAATCCAGCAGGATTTCATTCAGGGCCTGGATAAAGTCCATATAGGCCGCATTGTCTTCATTGTAATTTGCCATAGTTTCGGGGATTTGGGATTCCACTAATTATAAGCGTCCGGGCTAGAGGTAGTCCAGCTCGGCCAATTCATTCAAACTTAAAATTTCATTTAACTCTCTCAGGAATGTGAGGTATTCCTCGCCGTAGGTATCGTATAACATGGTAAGCTTGGTTTCGGTTACTAGTTATTTTGAGATCTGGGATACTCATTAACACTGGATTAAACCTAAATGAAATCCGGAGGACGTCCAATATTTTGTGGTGAAAACGACTATTGTTGTTGGCAAGGTTATTTTCCCGGTGGTAAGGCCCTAAAAACCGGCCTGGTAGCGCAACCCGGCCTGAATTGCCAGGAAAAACGAACCGGGTTCCAGGACCAGTTCCTGTCGGGCAAGCCCTAATTGCGCCCGGTAGCGGTTTCTTCGGGAGGCACCGGTAAACTGGTATTCCAACTGCACTTGCTGGGATTCCACAAAAAACAATGATTCGGCCAGGAGCTGATCCCCGGATCGCAATTGCTGTAATTCCGGGTTGAATCCGTAAACGGCCCGCAACCCGAGATAATGGGTGGCGTGATCCAGATATCTGCGGGCCAGGATACTTCCGGAAAATCCCGGATCCCGGTCCCGGAAAACACTTACAAAAGGTCGGAAATTCAGGTAGTAATTCCCCCTGTACAGGCCAAAGGATCCGGTAATCAGCCGAACGGAAGTCTCCCTGAAATCGAGGTGCCGCCCTCCCAGGGATACCTCCATGGCCGAGGGAAGGTTTGCGAATAGCTCCACCCCTGCCCGGTGAACGGGGTAGGTCGGGGCTGCGGAGTAACCGTAATTAAGATAGGCGTAGAAGGTTTTGGACACCCGCGGATACAGATCCAATTCATACTGGACGCCATGCGTATTGAAGCGATTGCTGTAATTGATCCGCGGGATAACCTTTCCTACAGGGGTTTGGCGCTCGTATTCCAAAGTAGCATATACCATCGGATCGAAGGTATTGTCAAAGACCTGCAATTGGTTTTCAAGGCTGATGCTGTTCTGCCAGGATCCCGCCTCTTCCCGGGGTGTTTGGCTCGATTTGGAATCGAGGATTTCCTTGCGGATACGCGTAATTGCACTGTCCGGCCCCAGATACATCAGCGCCTTGTTTGCCAGCCCCAGGGCGAGGCTCCTGTTCCCGGCGTATTGTTCATTGCGGATGGCAGCCAGCCAGGATTCCGTATGCAGGCGCTCCCGGGACGTCACCCGGTTCAGGTGCCGCCGGGCCTGGTCGTAATTCCCCTCCCAACTATACGTCTTTGCCAGCAGGGTCTCCACATCGGTATATTCCGGGTAATCCGTTAAGACGGCCGCCAGGGTATCCCTGGCCGGGCCGGTTTGACCCGAGAAGGCCAGGGTCTGGGCGTATTCCAAAACCACATCCGGGTCATACCCGGACCGCTGGCCCTGAGTACTGAGGCAGATGCCGGTGGCAAACACACATACTTTGAATATTTTCCTCGAAATAATCATCACTGCTGGTTTTGTGAAAGCAACCGCCGGGCCCGGTCCATTTTGTCCTTCAGGGAGTTGCTACCCCCCAGGTTTGCCTTTATAGCTGGCTCCAGGTACTGCGCTTTCTGGTGTTGCCCGGACCAGAAGTACACATCGAGCAGGGCGGAATACCCGTCCGGGTAAACCGGGTATTTCTGGACAACCTGCTGGAGGATGTCCTCGGCCGTCCGGTAATCCCCCTCCCAGGCGTGTATCCTGCCCAAAAGAATTTCACTGTCCACGTGGCCCGGCACCCGGGTTAGGATATACTCGCACAGCAATCGGGCCCGGTCCCGCCGCCCTTCAAAGGCCAGGCCCCTGGCAATGTCGTAGGCTTTATCCAGATCGGAACCGCTGAAGACGCTGTGGATCCAGACCATCTCCTTCTTCCCCGGCTCCCGGATCAGTTTTTCGTAGGGGGCAGCGGACTCCGGTATCAGGGCATTGTTTTCCAACACATAGCGTTCGGCCGCCTTCTGGAACCGGAACCGGGATTCGATCTCCTGCCCGGTTTCACCTGCCGCCTCTCGTGGCTGAAGACTTCCGTCGAGGCCAATCG
This genomic window from Robiginitalea biformata HTCC2501 contains:
- a CDS encoding YaiO family outer membrane beta-barrel protein; this encodes MIISRKIFKVCVFATGICLSTQGQRSGYDPDVVLEYAQTLAFSGQTGPARDTLAAVLTDYPEYTDVETLLAKTYSWEGNYDQARRHLNRVTSRERLHTESWLAAIRNEQYAGNRSLALGLANKALMYLGPDSAITRIRKEILDSKSSQTPREEAGSWQNSISLENQLQVFDNTFDPMVYATLEYERQTPVGKVIPRINYSNRFNTHGVQYELDLYPRVSKTFYAYLNYGYSAAPTYPVHRAGVELFANLPSAMEVSLGGRHLDFRETSVRLITGSFGLYRGNYYLNFRPFVSVFRDRDPGFSGSILARRYLDHATHYLGLRAVYGFNPELQQLRSGDQLLAESLFFVESQQVQLEYQFTGASRRNRYRAQLGLARQELVLEPGSFFLAIQAGLRYQAGF